The Vidua macroura isolate BioBank_ID:100142 chromosome 4, ASM2450914v1, whole genome shotgun sequence genome window below encodes:
- the MFSD10 gene encoding major facilitator superfamily domain-containing protein 10 isoform X1, whose product MALRERGTSSSSTNDKQEQNYNRVITIVFLALFIDLLGFALILPLFPSILDYYSQTEDGFYLSLQRGVDWFAVMAGIPPERKYNSVLFGGLIGSIFSLLQFFSSPLTGAVSDHWGRRPVILVTVMGLIASYSLWAASRTFGVFLLSRIIGGISKGNVSLSTAIIADLHSPKARSKGMAMIGVAFSLGFTLGPMMGAYLAMQTEKGEVFYLRSALSALVFSVADFIFIFLLLPETLPKEKRVPSVTSGFQAAVDLLSPLALFQFSAVTRGKESPSEQNLQNLKILGLAYFLYLFLFSGLEYTLSFLTHQRFHFSSMQQGKMFFFIGITMAVIQGGYARQIKPGNEIRAVKRAIMLLIPAFLLIGWAANVTMLSAGLLLYSFAAAIVIPCLSAVVSGYGTAGQKGRVMGILRSLGALARALGPILAAAVYWLAGAEICFTICGAFFLVPLALLRSIKQQTKEE is encoded by the exons ATGGCCCTGCGAGAGAGaggaaccagcagcagctccaccaaTGACAAGCAGGAGCAGAACTATAATCGAGTTATTACAATTGTCTTCCTGGCACTCTTCATCGACTTGTTGGGATTTGCTCTCATCTTACCTCTCTTTCCTTCCATCCTTGATTATTACAGCCAGACTGAG GATGGATTCTATTTGTCATTGCAACGTGGGGTAGACTGGTTTGCAGTGATGGCTGGGATACCTCCAGAGCGGAAATACAACAGTGTCTTGTTTGGAG gTCTGATTGGCTCAATCTTTTCCCTCCTGcagtttttctcctctcccctcacCGGTGCTGTGTCAGACCACTGGGGCAGAAGGCCTGTCATCCTGGTGACAGTG ATGGGTTTGATAGCATCATACTCACTCTGGGCTGCCTCTCGGACTTTTGGcgtttttcttctctccaggaTCATCGGTGGAATAAGCAAAGGGAATGTCAGCCTCTCCACAGCTATAATTGCTGACTTGCACTCTCCAAAAGCACGGAGCAAGGGCATG GCCATGATTGGTGTTGCTTTCTCCCTGGGCTTCACCCTGGGCCCCATGATGGGTGCTTACCTCGCCATGCagacagagaaaggagaagTCTTCTACCTTCGTTCTGCATTGTCAGCACTCGTGTTTTCTGtggctgattttattttcatcttcctcctccttccagaGACGCTTCCCAAGGAAAAACGG GTCCCTTCTGTGACATCTGGATTTCAGGCAGCAGTTGACTTGCTCAGTCCTTTGGCTTTATTTCAGTTCTCTGCAGTCACCCGAGGAAAGGAATCCCCTTCAGAGCAGA atctTCAGAATCTCAAAATTTTGGGCCTGGCCTACTTCCTGTACCTCTTCCTGTTTTCCGGCTTGGAGTACACACTGAGTTTTCTCACTCACCAGAGATTCCACTTCAGCAG CATGCAGCAGGGcaagatgtttttctttattgGAATAACAATGGCTGTGATCCAGGGAGGCTATGCTCGCCAAATCAAGCCAGGAAATGAAATCAGAGCTgtaaaaagg GCTATTATGTTGCTGATCCCAGCGTTCTTGTTAATTGGATGGGCTGCAAATGTGAccatgctgagtgctggactgTTGCTGTACTCCTTCG ctgcagccatTGTTATCCCGTGTTTGTCAGCAGTGGTGTCAGGCTATG GCACTGCCGGCCAGAAGGGACGAGTCATGGGCATCCTGAGGAGCCTGGGCGCCCTGGCCAGAGCCCTGGGACCcatcctggcagctgcag TTTACTGGCTGGCTGGGGCAGAGATTTGCTTCACTAtctgtggggcttttttccttgtCCCCTTGGCTCTACTCAGGTCTATAAAACAGCAGACAAAGGAGGAGTAG
- the MFSD10 gene encoding major facilitator superfamily domain-containing protein 10 isoform X2, with protein sequence MALRERGTSSSSTNDKQEQNYNRVITIVFLALFIDLLGFALILPLFPSILDYYSQTEDGFYLSLQRGVDWFAVMAGIPPERKYNSVLFGGLIGSIFSLLQFFSSPLTGAVSDHWGRRPVILVTVMGLIASYSLWAASRTFGVFLLSRIIGGISKGNVSLSTAIIADLHSPKARSKGMAMIGVAFSLGFTLGPMMGAYLAMQTEKGEVFYLRSALSALVFSVADFIFIFLLLPETLPKEKRVPSVTSGFQAAVDLLSPLALFQFSAVTRGKESPSEQNLQNLKILGLAYFLYLFLFSGLEYTLSFLTHQRFHFSSMQQGKMFFFIGITMAVIQGGYARQIKPGNEIRAVKRAIMLLIPAFLLIGWAANVTMLSAGLLLYSFAAAIVIPCLSAVVSGYGTAGQKGRVMGILRSLGALARALGPILAAAGL encoded by the exons ATGGCCCTGCGAGAGAGaggaaccagcagcagctccaccaaTGACAAGCAGGAGCAGAACTATAATCGAGTTATTACAATTGTCTTCCTGGCACTCTTCATCGACTTGTTGGGATTTGCTCTCATCTTACCTCTCTTTCCTTCCATCCTTGATTATTACAGCCAGACTGAG GATGGATTCTATTTGTCATTGCAACGTGGGGTAGACTGGTTTGCAGTGATGGCTGGGATACCTCCAGAGCGGAAATACAACAGTGTCTTGTTTGGAG gTCTGATTGGCTCAATCTTTTCCCTCCTGcagtttttctcctctcccctcacCGGTGCTGTGTCAGACCACTGGGGCAGAAGGCCTGTCATCCTGGTGACAGTG ATGGGTTTGATAGCATCATACTCACTCTGGGCTGCCTCTCGGACTTTTGGcgtttttcttctctccaggaTCATCGGTGGAATAAGCAAAGGGAATGTCAGCCTCTCCACAGCTATAATTGCTGACTTGCACTCTCCAAAAGCACGGAGCAAGGGCATG GCCATGATTGGTGTTGCTTTCTCCCTGGGCTTCACCCTGGGCCCCATGATGGGTGCTTACCTCGCCATGCagacagagaaaggagaagTCTTCTACCTTCGTTCTGCATTGTCAGCACTCGTGTTTTCTGtggctgattttattttcatcttcctcctccttccagaGACGCTTCCCAAGGAAAAACGG GTCCCTTCTGTGACATCTGGATTTCAGGCAGCAGTTGACTTGCTCAGTCCTTTGGCTTTATTTCAGTTCTCTGCAGTCACCCGAGGAAAGGAATCCCCTTCAGAGCAGA atctTCAGAATCTCAAAATTTTGGGCCTGGCCTACTTCCTGTACCTCTTCCTGTTTTCCGGCTTGGAGTACACACTGAGTTTTCTCACTCACCAGAGATTCCACTTCAGCAG CATGCAGCAGGGcaagatgtttttctttattgGAATAACAATGGCTGTGATCCAGGGAGGCTATGCTCGCCAAATCAAGCCAGGAAATGAAATCAGAGCTgtaaaaagg GCTATTATGTTGCTGATCCCAGCGTTCTTGTTAATTGGATGGGCTGCAAATGTGAccatgctgagtgctggactgTTGCTGTACTCCTTCG ctgcagccatTGTTATCCCGTGTTTGTCAGCAGTGGTGTCAGGCTATG GCACTGCCGGCCAGAAGGGACGAGTCATGGGCATCCTGAGGAGCCTGGGCGCCCTGGCCAGAGCCCTGGGACCcatcctggcagctgcag GTCTATAA